ataataatcttgATTGCTAAGGAAATATAATTTGGTGAGCAACAAGTTACTCATCATTGGTTGTACTAGCACAAGTAGCGTACTAGTCTGAAAATGTCTCACCTGGATTGCATCAAAGAGCCCAATCCACGTCGTTACAAATGAGCCACACGTACGGAAAATCAGATTCCTAATGAACAAGTGTTCCCCGTAACTGCTGATTGAGGCCAGGTTCCCACCAAAAGCAGTGCAGGTGAGCTGATGGGGGAGACAGAGATACAAAATCAACATGGAACATCTGAAAGCATGTACGCAGATAAGAATAAGATGGAGAGAAATACAAACAGGCTCTAAAGAGTGATTAACTAAGTACCTCTGCATCAGCCATGGTCCTGTGACCTGTCTGAACGATGAAACAGCGAGCGCCATATTGAGTCCAACCGTGAGGACAGCCTGCAACACAATTGTTCTGTTAGACAGACTAAAAGGAAAGGGGAAACGGCAATACTATGCTGAAAGATTGACAGTTTAACGCTGCTACCATAAGCCACCAGAGTCGGGCAGTTTTGCATCCTGTTCATTGGGGTTTTAAAAAGAGACATCCTGCTGTCACATAAACATTATACACATGTAAGgacttattattttcattatcgatgatcttttctatgaaatgtcagaaaatagtgagaaatggcTATTATAATTTCCCATGATGCCCTTGGTGACGTATTCAAATAGCTTTTCTTGTCCGACCCCGAAGTCCAAAATGCAAAAACTagagaatgtttgtttgttttggcatttttgcttgaaaaacaactgaaattatttatccattatcaaacacacacacacgtttagtGACGATGTGCTACAGTTAAAATAATGCAGCAGTTGATGgtttattttgctaatttttactttttcagttatgtttgaaaacaacatttatgcTATTGATTATGCTTGAAATAATTTAAGAGGTTCATATAGACAGTCTGATGACATTATGTAAATTTTAGTGCTCTCAGGCCATCCCAGAGTTAATTAAGCAAGAGCCGGTTACCCAGTGCAGCTCAGTGTATCTGTCAGGAAGTACTACTGTAGACAACACTATTGATCATTCATTAACCATTTGGTAAAATTCGGTGATGGTGTGTCGGTGCACTGCCCTGTGGACTCGGGGGTATTCGAGCAAACCAGATGACAAAATGCTGCCTGTATGAACATTCTGCCATTGGACGTAATTGAACATACAACATCCAAGCATAAATAAGTCACAGCTACCAACCTGCCACGTGGCGTTCAATCCTGGTGGACCGCTGTGAACATGAACACATTCATTAAATCAGCTTGGAATTTGCacttaggtttttattttagcatCCATTATcttaaacagtttgtttttagtgcGACGGCTCTGCTGTTGGCATTTTGTGGAGCTCAGTAACCGATGAATGAATTGGCGCTCTGCTGTAGCTTTTGAAAAGCGTCATGTTTAAACAACTTTCAGCATTTCCAACAGCTCCTCCAGACAGTTCGGGTTGTTAAAAGTTCCATACGGTAGATGGCTTTCTGTTACCTTTACCGCTCTACCTCATGATGGATCTGTCTGTTGCCGTAACATAACCGTGTGCATTTGCATTATTTATCTGGCTGCCCAGATTCGATTTACATGTAAGTCACCTACCGTCCCGATGTGTGGAGTTTAAGCATCCCATAGCTTTAAAACAGGCATGGTTTTAATCTCCAGTCTTTTAGGTATGCTGGTGTGCCACTGAACATAATCTTTTGATTATATCTGATTAATCTCTAATCCATTATTTGTGAAAATTCCCATTAGAATTTCCCAGTGTAGAAGGTGAcacattcaaatgttttcttctgttcatccgaaaaactatataaataataggaaaaaaaaccctccagcaaatcctcatatttgagttGCTGGATCCAGCAATgtattttgataaatgactttgaTAGATTTTAAAATAGTTGTGGCTCAACTAATTGAATAGTTATAGGACACTTCACCATTTTCTACCCCACTGGTCGTAACTGTGAGGACAGAATTTGAAGTGTAAATATGGTGATAAAATTATAATGATAGTGAAATTACGACATATTTAGTCATGGAGGTTTTTATGGGAGCGAATAACAACAAGCACAGTATTTGTGATAGACTGTGTCATGCCTGACTCTACATTTAGTCAGTGGATTAGGTCCCAGCATCTTAATGTAACGACGACGTGTAAGTGATGTTCTAGGTATCTTGAACCTGACAGTTGTCATGTTCAAAACACACAGTGttagtgttttttctttcctaatGTGAGCAGACCAAGAGGCTAacagtgacatacagtacacactaGTCTTAAGCtagttttaagcaaaaatgtatataacTGTTTATACTTTTTTATAGAAAATTTTACCTACAGTTAATGAAATCAACAGTCCGCTGGtcaaacagaggaagaaagcCAAGTGAAAACCTGATGCCATCTGTGGAAAAGCATCAAACAGAATACATTTATCTTGAACATCAGTGACGGCATGTGAGCTTGAATGAGAACTTACATTTCAGTacttcagacttttttttttctgtgacagcAGTCCTTACAAAATAGACAATTTCTCCTATATGTGGTAAACATTTAAGTTTCAACATTGAACATAGGCTAATTATTAAGACTGGATACAGCAGTTTATATAACATATAAACCTTTGACATTGTTATTAAGGCTGCAacgaatgattttttttatcatcaatgagtccatttttgattaattgtttaatctataaaacatcagaaaatatttCAGAATTTCTCAGAGACCTAGGTGATTTTTACAAGACCaattaacaataatataataaagaaaatgcttgataaatgacttaattaatcgattatcagaataCTTGCAGATTAATCTTctcttgattaactgattaattgactaaaCGTTTTTTAAGTTGTAATGTTGTGAaatttaagttttgaaagtAGTTAACCTATGAAATGTTACCTTTGCTGTAGTGATGCCTGATGCAGAGAGGATGAGTCAGTTCAGTTCGTCTTGGAAAAGGAAGACCAGTCGTTATTTTGTATATATACCAGGCCTGGAATGTTAAATACAACCTCAAACCATAGGACATGGGGATTTCCATCTGCGACGACAAggaaacaaaaatatgtttttgcacatagatgctgcttcctgttgtttttttgttttttttaaaagtctctcCTTGTTGGCAAAATACCAGCCAAATACCAGTTTTGCTCAGCTCAGAGGCTATCATGTTTCTTATTGATTTTAATATGTAGTAAACATCAAGTGGCAGGTTTCTCTTTCTTTAGTCTGCCCTGGCCTTTGCTTTCGCCGGTTTGGTTAAAATTACCAAAAGTCACAGATGGCAGATTATAgcagctgtagctaattaacaGTAATGTCTAACTTTCTAACACCCCTTTACAATCAAGAgtggactgtgtgttttttgta
This sequence is a window from Siniperca chuatsi isolate FFG_IHB_CAS linkage group LG10, ASM2008510v1, whole genome shotgun sequence. Protein-coding genes within it:
- the LOC122882628 gene encoding galactose-specific lectin nattectin-like, with the translated sequence MASGFHLAFFLCLTSGLLISLTRSTRIERHVAGCPHGWTQYGARCFIVQTGHRTMADAELTCTAFGGNLASISSYGEHLFIRNLIFRTCGSFVTTWIGLFDAIQEGKWLWTDGSRVVFTHWGHREPNNAGGEHCTETNFRESFWNDVPCHSTKPFVCARKV